The Thermosynechococcus sp. CL-1 genomic interval GGATAAATCGTGGTTACATAGAAATCATCCGGGGCAACCCCCGCTTGGGTGACGGTTTCGAGGGTCGCATCACACACCTCTGAGGGCGGTAAAATCGCACCGAGGGTGATCAACTGCGCCATGATCGCATCCATGACCTCGGCATCGGGCGCCATGACCCGAATATCCGCTTGGGAGGGACTTTGCCGTTGTTCGCCAAGATTAAATTGCAGGACTTGGAAACTGCCGCCACTTTCCACAATTGTGTCTAGGACACGATTCACAAGGCCAGAGTCGAGGAGGTGTCCCTCCAGATGAATGACCCGACTGGGAATTGTCGCCGTGGCATGGAGTTCTTCGCGCACGGGTTCGGTCACCCGCAAGGTCAAGCATTTAGCTGCACCCCCCGCCTTGAGAAATTCTGTCAGGGGCGTTTCCACCACCTCAAAGCCCACTTGGGCAAGGGCGGACTTCAATTCTTGGCTGGCACAGTTGAGAATCACCGTGCGATCGATATTGACGGCATTGCAAGCAAAGTTGACCGCATCAGCCTCTTTAACGGCAATTCGTTTATCCGCTGGTACCCGCAGTTCAATCAGGCGGTTGGAGTAGGCATCAAAGGCGGGAGGATAGTAAAGTAAGTAGCCATCCGTGAGCGGACAAAAACATGTGTCAAGGTGGTAGAAACGCTCATCCATGAGCCGCAGGGAGAGGACTTCAATATCCAGCCACTTCGCCAAATAGGCATGGGAATCCAATTCTGAACGGAAGCCATACCCTGCCCACAGCCAGCGACCCTCACGATCCAAGAGGGCATCTCCGGCTCCCTCAAAGGGCAGTTGCTTCGGTAGCTCAAAAACTTGATACCCCTGAGATTCAAACCACGCTTTGAAATAGGGTTCTTCCCCTTGACGTTCTGGATGATAAAAGCGACTGAGCACCACGCGATCGCCGAGCACCAAGCCCGCATTCGCCGTAAACACCATATCCGGCCAGCCCGGCTGCGGCTCAATCAGGTCAACCGTTGCCCGAGCATGGATAATTTCGTAGAGTTTTTGCCACTGCTCCTGTGCCCGATCGCGGGAGGACTTGTGGATATTTCCTTCCATCCAAGGATTGATTACATAGTCCACCTCATAATGGGTGGGAGGGCACATGAGGAATCGCAGGGTTGAACTCATAGGGGTTGTTTAGAAATCGTTGCAATTTGTGAAAACAGTCTAGGTGTGGGCTACACGGCACCCATCACAAACTTTTATTCTATAGGCAGTGGGGATCCTGACGATTAGTTTTGTCATCAAACCTTGACATTACACCCATTGCCCTGTGTCTTTAAGCGCAACTCCATTTGCAAATAGCAGGGGAAATCTGCGCTAAAATTATAATTTGTGCGATCGCGCACAGCCAACTGACACCATTTGCGAAGGGGAATGACCTTGACTGACGTGACTGACATCATTTCCATGGCGACTGAACCCCGTGCCAATAGCCAACTCCTCGCCACGATTGAGGTTTCGGGGGCACACTCTCAACAGGTGTATAACCAAGTGGTCAATGATCTCCTTCGCCATACACAGCTACGCGGATTTCGCAAGGGCAAAGCCCCCCGGCAGCTGGTATTGCAGCAAATTGGCAAAGAGCGGCTGCGCTATGTGGCCATGGAAAAACTGATTGAGGATACCGTTAAAGCCGCCGTCGAAAAGAACAATATCCCCTACTTGGGTAATCTTGAACTTCAAGGGGACATTCCAGAAATACTGAAGCAATTTCAGCCCGGCGAAAACTTTTCCTTCAGCGTCACGTTTGATGTTGAACCAGAAGTGACAGTCACAGCCTATAAAGGGCTAACCATTGAGTACAATCCCGTCACCTACAATCCCGAAACTGTTGAGAAGCTCTTGCAGCGGCACCAACGGGAGCACGCCACCCTCATTCCCGTCGAAGACCGGCCCGCTCAGTGGGGCGATGATGTCACCCTAAAACTGGTGACCAAAGATGAAAATGGGGAGGTGGTGAAGGAACTCTCAGCAGATGAACTGCCCCTGTCCCTCGATGAAGAGCAACCCTTTTTGATCAAAGAAATTCCTGCTGCTGTTGTCGGCATGAGTGTCGGTGAAGCCAAAACGGTGACGGTGTCTATTGCTGAGGAAGTCGAGGAAGGGAAAGCAGAAATCCCCAAACAATTGACCGCTGAGATTGAACTTCTAGG includes:
- a CDS encoding TIGR00300 family protein, whose amino-acid sequence is MSSTLRFLMCPPTHYEVDYVINPWMEGNIHKSSRDRAQEQWQKLYEIIHARATVDLIEPQPGWPDMVFTANAGLVLGDRVVLSRFYHPERQGEEPYFKAWFESQGYQVFELPKQLPFEGAGDALLDREGRWLWAGYGFRSELDSHAYLAKWLDIEVLSLRLMDERFYHLDTCFCPLTDGYLLYYPPAFDAYSNRLIELRVPADKRIAVKEADAVNFACNAVNIDRTVILNCASQELKSALAQVGFEVVETPLTEFLKAGGAAKCLTLRVTEPVREELHATATIPSRVIHLEGHLLDSGLVNRVLDTIVESGGSFQVLQFNLGEQRQSPSQADIRVMAPDAEVMDAIMAQLITLGAILPPSEVCDATLETVTQAGVAPDDFYVTTIYPTEVRVAGEWVRVQNQRMDGAIVVRSTPEGTVAECRILRDLEVGDRVVVGVEGIRTIRKTESQRSTQEFTFMGSGVSSERRVELVVEQIAWELRRIRDQGGKVIVVAGPVVIHTGGGEHLAKLIREGYVQGLLGGNAIAVHDMEQAIMGTSLGVDMQRGVPVRGGHRHHLKVINTIRRCGSIANAVAQGILTSGVMYECVKNNVPFVLAGSIRDDGPLPDTLMDLIEAQREYARLIQGANMILMLSSMLHSIGVGNMTPAGVKLVCVDINPAVVTKLADRGSVESVGVVTDVGLFLSLMVQQLERLNRPYTLA
- the tig gene encoding trigger factor yields the protein MTDIISMATEPRANSQLLATIEVSGAHSQQVYNQVVNDLLRHTQLRGFRKGKAPRQLVLQQIGKERLRYVAMEKLIEDTVKAAVEKNNIPYLGNLELQGDIPEILKQFQPGENFSFSVTFDVEPEVTVTAYKGLTIEYNPVTYNPETVEKLLQRHQREHATLIPVEDRPAQWGDDVTLKLVTKDENGEVVKELSADELPLSLDEEQPFLIKEIPAAVVGMSVGEAKTVTVSIAEEVEEGKAEIPKQLTAEIELLGIKAPELPPLDDAFAAEHSEFSTMAELRAYLEQNHQERAENQDKKAKEAALIDTLIAQNPVELPKTLIRKEADVKVRTTLMQIQSQGVDLNKIMTEELYEKMRQEAEPGAVKEVHSRLLLRAIARQEGIEPSPDAVEERLNRYKEVLGNQTAKDLERLREFAHDEVQQEEALNWLLEQNTFQPVQSDTATEQPTATAKAPKDTQTEAVAEKPSKPQKRSGKKASSAPAQE